A region from the Flavobacteriales bacterium genome encodes:
- the rimO gene encoding 30S ribosomal protein S12 methylthiotransferase RimO — protein MKAKTLKPTKVNVVTLGCSKNTFDSEVMMAQLKANGISVDHESENGEHNVVVINTCGFIDNAKQESIDTILSYAKAKDQGLVEKVYVTGCLSQRYAPELKAEIPQVDAWFGTRDLPRLLKTLKADYKHELVGERLLTTPAHFAYFKISEGCDRKCSFCAIPLMRGKHVSTPMEQLVANAKGLAAQGVKELILIAQDLTYYGLDIYKKRNLSELLAQLSDVEGIDWIRLHYAFPSGFPMDVLDVMRDRSNICKYLDMPLQHGSTRMLTRMRRGITQEKTERLVQDIRERVPGIAIRTTLIAGFPGETEEDHEDGLRWIERMRFDRLGCFTYSHEEDTHAHTFEDDVPFEVKQQRANEMMEVQGGISYELNQAKVGRTFRVLVDKAEGGFYHARTEHDSPEVDNDVLIPLAPFPTGEGPGMGSLRIGDFAEVRITGAREHELEGGVAML, from the coding sequence ATGAAAGCCAAGACCCTCAAGCCCACCAAGGTGAACGTCGTTACCCTTGGCTGTTCGAAGAACACCTTCGATAGTGAGGTGATGATGGCCCAGTTGAAGGCCAACGGCATCAGTGTGGACCACGAAAGCGAGAACGGGGAGCACAATGTGGTGGTGATCAATACCTGCGGATTCATCGACAACGCCAAGCAGGAGAGCATCGACACCATCCTCAGCTACGCCAAGGCCAAGGATCAGGGACTGGTGGAGAAGGTGTACGTGACTGGTTGCCTCAGTCAGCGTTACGCTCCCGAGCTGAAGGCCGAGATCCCACAGGTGGACGCCTGGTTCGGCACGCGCGACCTGCCGAGGCTGCTGAAGACCCTAAAGGCCGACTACAAGCACGAACTGGTGGGGGAGCGGCTGCTGACCACGCCCGCGCACTTCGCCTATTTCAAGATCAGCGAGGGCTGCGACCGCAAGTGCTCGTTCTGCGCCATACCGCTCATGCGCGGCAAGCACGTGAGCACGCCCATGGAGCAGTTGGTCGCCAATGCCAAGGGCTTGGCCGCGCAAGGCGTGAAGGAGCTGATCCTCATCGCACAGGACCTCACGTACTACGGGCTCGACATCTACAAGAAGCGCAACCTGAGCGAGCTGCTGGCGCAATTGAGCGATGTGGAAGGCATCGATTGGATCCGCCTTCATTACGCCTTCCCCAGCGGCTTCCCCATGGATGTGCTGGATGTGATGCGGGACCGCAGCAACATCTGCAAGTACCTGGACATGCCCCTACAGCACGGCAGCACTCGCATGCTCACGCGCATGCGCCGTGGCATAACCCAAGAGAAGACCGAGCGTTTGGTACAGGACATCCGGGAGCGCGTGCCGGGCATTGCCATCCGCACCACGCTCATCGCCGGCTTCCCGGGCGAAACTGAAGAAGACCACGAGGACGGCCTGCGCTGGATCGAACGCATGCGCTTCGACCGGCTAGGCTGCTTCACCTACAGCCACGAGGAAGATACGCACGCCCACACCTTCGAGGACGATGTGCCCTTCGAGGTGAAACAGCAACGCGCCAACGAGATGATGGAGGTGCAAGGCGGCATCAGCTACGAGCTGAACCAGGCCAAGGTGGGCCGCACATTCCGTGTGCTGGTGGACAAGGCCGAGGGCGGTTTCTACCACGCCCGCACCGAGCACGATTCACCCGAGGTGGACAACGACGTCCTCATCCCGCTTGCTCCCTTCCCCACCGGGGAAGGGCCGGGGATGGGGTCACTGCGCATCGGCGACTTTGCGGAGGTGAGGATCACGGGGGCGAGAGAGCATGAGTTGGAGGGGGGTGTTGCAATGCTCTGA
- a CDS encoding tetratricopeptide repeat protein: MRLALFSLLVAPLLAVAQGPADEHLLNAQAAYTAGNWSAAHALADSAIAADPTLAKAWKLRGDCKQKRNEHKASLEDYSQAIKLDKSDARAYVSRSAARITTGNLNGALTDLDKALELTPDDADILYNRACAKYMGGDNPGALRDAQRAMKLNGQFADALFLSGVIKGEEQRTEEGMQEVEAALKMKSTIPGGAMALAMLLYDEERWEEAIVKLDDVIARADTGAAEAYYYRGDCYYQLKDKQKACESWRISAQKGDKDAIFIQKNYCLTDADKIPKKPKKGRKKSVIEF, translated from the coding sequence ATGCGCCTCGCATTGTTCTCCTTGCTCGTTGCTCCCCTGCTGGCCGTGGCCCAAGGCCCGGCCGATGAACACCTCTTGAACGCCCAAGCCGCCTACACAGCTGGCAATTGGAGCGCCGCGCACGCATTGGCCGATAGCGCCATTGCTGCCGATCCGACCTTGGCCAAAGCCTGGAAGCTCCGCGGCGATTGCAAGCAGAAGCGCAACGAGCACAAGGCATCCCTTGAGGACTATTCCCAAGCCATCAAGCTCGACAAGTCCGACGCCAGGGCGTACGTGAGCCGCAGCGCTGCCCGCATCACCACCGGCAACCTCAACGGAGCCCTCACCGACCTGGACAAAGCGTTGGAGCTGACCCCGGACGATGCGGACATCCTGTACAACCGCGCCTGCGCGAAGTACATGGGCGGCGATAACCCCGGTGCCCTGCGCGATGCCCAGCGTGCCATGAAGTTGAACGGCCAGTTCGCTGATGCCCTGTTCCTGAGCGGCGTCATCAAAGGCGAAGAGCAACGCACGGAAGAGGGAATGCAAGAGGTGGAAGCCGCGCTGAAGATGAAGAGCACCATCCCCGGTGGTGCCATGGCGCTGGCCATGCTGCTCTACGACGAAGAGCGCTGGGAGGAAGCCATTGTGAAGCTCGACGACGTGATCGCGCGGGCCGATACCGGCGCCGCTGAAGCCTACTACTACCGTGGCGACTGCTACTACCAGCTCAAGGACAAACAGAAGGCTTGCGAGAGCTGGCGCATCAGCGCGCAGAAAGGCGACAAGGACGCCATCTTCATCCAGAAGAACTACTGCCTTACCGACGCCGACAAGATCCCCAAGAAGCCCAAGAAGGGACGGAAGAAGAGCGTGATAGAGTTCTGA
- a CDS encoding antibiotic biosynthesis monooxygenase: MVVRMVKMTFRAGQEQRFLELFEGWRHRIRPFPGCRYLELLHDKKDPRVFFTYSEWDAELDLENYRRSDVFADVWPTVKAMFDAPAEAWTVERLHRMP, translated from the coding sequence ATGGTTGTACGCATGGTGAAAATGACCTTCCGAGCGGGTCAAGAGCAACGCTTCCTGGAACTGTTCGAAGGCTGGCGGCACCGCATCAGGCCCTTCCCCGGCTGCCGCTACTTGGAGCTGCTGCACGACAAGAAGGACCCTCGCGTCTTCTTCACGTACAGCGAATGGGACGCCGAACTGGACCTGGAGAACTACCGCCGCTCGGACGTGTTCGCCGACGTTTGGCCCACGGTGAAAGCCATGTTCGATGCCCCCGCCGAAGCTTGGACCGTGGAGCGTTTACACCGCATGCCATAG
- a CDS encoding SAM-dependent chlorinase/fluorinase: MEVAFTSQGPITMPIITLTTDMGIKDHYVAAVKGAILTQYPEAIIVDISHHVAAFDITQAAFVLRNAFGEFPRGTIHIIGVNPEADGRTPHVVVRHDGHYFVGADNGIFSLLFEGKPHEVFELTMKLDADHLAFPVKNVLCKAACHIARGGTPEVIGRRTTELRELIGFRPTVDDRSIRGTVLYVDGYGNVVTNITKALFEEQRKRRGFSIKSIKPGVEITELHNTYSDVSEGKQVAFFGDTGYLEVAVNKGVDGSGGSASRLFGLKVRDSVRVEFQ, translated from the coding sequence ATGGAAGTTGCCTTCACTTCGCAAGGCCCCATCACCATGCCCATCATTACTCTCACCACCGACATGGGCATCAAGGACCACTACGTGGCCGCGGTGAAGGGCGCTATCCTCACGCAATACCCAGAGGCCATCATCGTGGACATCTCGCACCATGTGGCGGCGTTCGACATCACACAGGCCGCCTTCGTGCTGCGCAACGCGTTCGGTGAATTCCCGCGCGGCACCATCCACATCATCGGCGTGAACCCCGAGGCCGATGGCCGCACCCCGCACGTTGTAGTGCGCCACGATGGTCACTACTTCGTTGGTGCTGATAACGGCATCTTCAGCCTGCTGTTCGAAGGCAAACCGCACGAGGTTTTTGAACTCACCATGAAGCTCGATGCGGACCACTTGGCCTTCCCGGTGAAGAACGTCCTGTGCAAGGCGGCCTGCCACATTGCGCGCGGCGGAACCCCGGAAGTGATCGGCCGCAGGACCACGGAGCTGCGCGAGCTTATCGGCTTCCGGCCTACGGTGGACGACCGCAGTATCCGCGGCACCGTGCTGTATGTGGACGGCTACGGCAACGTGGTCACCAACATCACCAAGGCGCTGTTCGAGGAGCAGCGCAAGCGGCGTGGTTTCTCCATCAAGAGCATCAAGCCCGGCGTGGAGATCACCGAACTGCACAACACGTACAGCGATGTGAGCGAGGGTAAGCAAGTTGCCTTCTTCGGCGACACCGGCTACTTGGAAGTGGCCGTGAACAAAGGCGTGGACGGCTCGGGCGGTAGCGCTTCGCGGTTGTTCGGGCTGAAAGTGCGGGACAGCGTCCGGGTGGAGTTCCAGTAG
- a CDS encoding GH92 family glycosyl hydrolase, which translates to MAQVNPARELVNPFIGTGGHGHTFPGACVPNGLVQLSPDTRPDGYNDWDGCGGYHYSDSLIYGFSHTHLSGTGVADLCDVLLMPMSGEYSLYPETYKSKFSHANESAHAGYYRVSLDEENTDVELTATPHVGLHRYRFPGEDEAHVIVDLSHRDMAFDYNMEVVNDSEVVGHRRSRSWARDQQLFFIVRFSKPVIGYHDYNNQKNSAVSEGVYVFPSVAALSFGSLKGEPLIVKVGISAVSIEGARANIEAEVPHWDFDVVRKQAEDAWNAKLNKIQVKGGTQEQQRVFYTALYHSYVAPYVFNDVDGHYRGMDGEVHHADHNVYTVFSLWDTFRALHPLMTILEPDMTNDFIRTFLLHYEQGGRLPVWELWGNETDCMIGYHSASVIADAHAKGIRDYDAVAVLKAMIAGATRDEPGLNALTSKGFISSEDQSESVSKTLEYAYDDRCIVSMASELNIPDGALEGWKLDLLNDRGQAFESLYDPATGFFRARRNGGFVPSFDPFEVNFNYTEANAWQYSLFAPQSVWGLIDLHGGEEKLEAHLDKLFSASSSTSGREQADITGLIGQYAHGNEPSHHMAYLYNHVGKPEKTRAIVKRILDEQYHDAPDGLSGNEDCGQMSAWYVMSALGLYQVSPGISTEYDLGYPLFDEARIVVDPEQTFTITVQDSTWAQLDEVAWQRKLAPDRKRTRKGSISATPTKPDHSATHFHPTRLDHSSIVAGGSINFDVARVAELRRRRSEPVVLDGAYIRKCPRPGAPIIEAAKSTFTDSLSVKVVGCGTCTIHDAAGQRDCPVNEPFTITSTSRIEVKWSETFQPVVGQFTRIDGSMAIKLGSTYANQYAAGGDNALVDGQRGGPDFRTGEWQGYQGQDVLATIDLGKVKRLKRLGISMLQDSRSWIWYPEYVDVAWSSNGRTWSSVQLTHNVDRRSEASQNTELWSALIGKKAQYIKIMAKNAGQCPDWHLGKGGASWIFLDEVLVETEP; encoded by the coding sequence ATGGCGCAGGTGAACCCCGCGCGCGAACTCGTTAACCCCTTCATCGGCACCGGTGGCCATGGCCACACCTTTCCCGGTGCCTGCGTGCCCAACGGTCTGGTACAACTAAGCCCCGACACACGCCCCGACGGCTACAACGACTGGGACGGCTGCGGTGGCTACCACTACTCCGATAGTCTCATCTACGGCTTCAGCCACACGCACTTGAGCGGCACCGGTGTGGCGGACCTGTGCGATGTGTTGTTGATGCCGATGAGTGGTGAATACTCGCTGTATCCAGAAACCTACAAGTCGAAGTTCTCGCATGCGAACGAATCTGCCCATGCAGGATACTATAGGGTCAGCCTCGATGAGGAGAATACGGATGTTGAGCTTACGGCGACACCGCACGTTGGACTGCACCGCTACCGATTCCCCGGCGAGGATGAGGCCCATGTCATTGTCGACTTGAGCCATCGCGACATGGCCTTCGACTACAACATGGAGGTAGTGAACGATTCGGAAGTCGTCGGCCATCGTCGAAGCAGGTCTTGGGCGAGGGACCAGCAGCTGTTCTTCATCGTTCGCTTCAGCAAGCCCGTCATCGGATATCACGACTACAACAACCAAAAGAACTCCGCCGTGTCCGAGGGTGTGTACGTCTTTCCTTCGGTCGCCGCCCTTTCATTCGGGTCGTTGAAGGGTGAACCCCTCATCGTCAAAGTCGGCATCTCCGCCGTGAGCATAGAAGGCGCCCGAGCCAACATCGAAGCCGAAGTGCCGCATTGGGACTTCGACGTGGTGCGCAAACAGGCCGAGGACGCTTGGAACGCGAAACTGAACAAGATCCAAGTGAAGGGCGGAACACAGGAGCAGCAACGGGTGTTCTACACCGCGCTCTACCACAGCTACGTGGCACCCTACGTCTTCAACGATGTGGACGGGCACTACCGCGGTATGGACGGCGAGGTTCACCACGCCGATCACAACGTGTACACCGTCTTTAGCCTTTGGGACACCTTCCGCGCGCTGCATCCGCTCATGACGATCCTTGAGCCGGACATGACCAATGACTTCATCAGGACCTTTCTGCTGCACTACGAACAGGGCGGCCGCTTGCCGGTGTGGGAGCTATGGGGCAACGAGACGGACTGCATGATCGGATACCACAGCGCGAGCGTGATCGCCGATGCGCACGCGAAAGGCATCCGGGATTACGATGCAGTGGCGGTGCTGAAAGCGATGATCGCCGGTGCCACCCGCGACGAGCCCGGCCTGAATGCGCTCACCAGCAAAGGCTTCATCAGCAGCGAGGACCAGAGCGAGAGCGTGAGCAAAACACTGGAATACGCCTACGACGACCGTTGCATCGTGTCCATGGCCAGCGAACTGAACATCCCCGATGGCGCTTTGGAAGGATGGAAGCTCGATCTGCTCAACGACCGCGGCCAAGCCTTCGAAAGCCTTTACGACCCGGCTACCGGTTTCTTCCGGGCACGGCGCAACGGCGGCTTCGTGCCTTCGTTCGATCCCTTCGAGGTGAACTTCAACTACACAGAAGCGAACGCATGGCAGTACAGCTTGTTCGCACCGCAGAGCGTCTGGGGATTGATCGATCTGCACGGCGGTGAGGAGAAACTCGAGGCACACCTGGACAAGTTGTTCAGCGCTTCCTCGTCCACCTCCGGTCGGGAGCAAGCCGACATCACCGGGCTCATCGGTCAATACGCGCATGGCAACGAACCCAGTCACCACATGGCGTACCTGTACAACCACGTGGGCAAACCCGAGAAGACCCGGGCCATCGTCAAGCGCATCCTGGACGAGCAATACCACGACGCACCTGACGGTCTCAGCGGCAACGAGGACTGCGGCCAGATGAGCGCGTGGTACGTGATGAGCGCGTTGGGGCTCTACCAAGTTTCGCCCGGCATCAGCACCGAATACGACCTCGGTTATCCGCTCTTCGATGAAGCACGCATCGTTGTCGATCCGGAACAAACGTTCACCATAACGGTGCAGGACAGCACATGGGCACAGTTGGATGAAGTGGCATGGCAACGGAAGCTTGCCCCGGATCGGAAACGGACCAGGAAGGGCAGCATTTCGGCCACACCCACCAAGCCGGACCATTCCGCGACACACTTCCATCCTACTCGTTTGGACCATTCCAGCATCGTGGCTGGTGGAAGTATCAACTTCGACGTAGCTCGTGTGGCAGAATTGCGCCGTAGGAGGTCCGAACCCGTGGTTTTGGACGGCGCGTACATCCGCAAGTGCCCGCGGCCCGGAGCGCCGATCATTGAGGCTGCCAAGTCAACCTTCACGGACAGCCTATCAGTTAAGGTGGTGGGCTGTGGCACGTGCACGATCCACGACGCTGCAGGCCAACGCGATTGCCCAGTGAACGAACCGTTCACCATCACCAGCACATCGCGCATCGAGGTGAAATGGAGCGAGACCTTCCAACCGGTAGTTGGGCAGTTCACGCGCATTGACGGCAGCATGGCCATCAAGCTCGGCTCAACTTATGCCAACCAATACGCCGCCGGTGGCGACAATGCTCTGGTTGACGGACAGCGTGGCGGCCCCGACTTCCGCACCGGCGAATGGCAGGGCTATCAGGGCCAGGATGTGCTGGCCACCATCGACCTCGGCAAGGTGAAACGCTTGAAGCGCTTGGGCATCAGCATGCTGCAGGACAGCCGCTCGTGGATCTGGTACCCCGAGTACGTGGACGTGGCGTGGAGCTCGAACGGCCGCACATGGAGCAGCGTTCAACTGACCCATAACGTTGACCGCCGTTCGGAGGCATCGCAGAACACGGAACTGTGGAGCGCGCTCATCGGCAAGAAGGCCCAGTACATCAAGATCATGGCGAAGAACGCCGGCCAGTGCCCGGATTGGCACCTGGGGAAAGGTGGCGCCAGTTGGATCTTCCTGGACGAGGTCCTGGTGGAGACCGAGCCGTAG
- a CDS encoding ROK family protein, with protein MILGIDIGGTTSKLGLVQDGKVITRARISTTGHADDHAFADTLAHTARELVRAHHDVPLHSIGIGAPNANQLTGIIEMAPNLPWKHDVPLARMMSDRLGVPATLGNDANAAALGEWRYGAGQGIDDLLVVTLGTGVGSGFIVNGKLVLGSAGNAGELGHMILVPEGRSCTCGRSGCLEAYVSIRGMIATYAEAGGTAEVKDVKTIAERANSGDAAAVECFKRTTDWLAIGLANAVCATGPQRIVLFGGIARNGELLLAPLRERFHAVLLNIYRGRVDLTVSALEDDDAALLGAAALGTI; from the coding sequence ATGATCCTGGGCATCGACATTGGAGGCACCACCAGCAAGTTGGGTTTGGTGCAGGACGGCAAGGTGATCACGCGCGCCCGCATCAGCACCACCGGCCATGCCGATGATCATGCTTTTGCCGATACCCTCGCACACACCGCTCGTGAATTGGTCCGGGCGCATCATGATGTACCCCTTCATTCCATCGGCATCGGTGCGCCCAACGCGAACCAGCTAACGGGCATCATCGAGATGGCGCCCAACCTGCCATGGAAGCACGATGTGCCCCTGGCCCGCATGATGAGCGACCGGTTGGGCGTTCCTGCCACATTGGGCAATGATGCCAACGCAGCTGCGCTCGGCGAATGGCGCTACGGCGCCGGGCAAGGCATCGACGACCTCTTGGTGGTGACGCTGGGCACAGGGGTCGGTAGCGGCTTCATCGTGAACGGAAAGCTGGTGCTCGGAAGCGCTGGCAACGCCGGTGAACTTGGCCACATGATCCTAGTGCCGGAGGGCCGGTCGTGCACCTGCGGTCGCAGCGGATGCCTGGAGGCTTATGTGAGCATTCGCGGCATGATCGCCACCTATGCCGAGGCTGGCGGCACGGCGGAAGTCAAGGATGTGAAGACCATCGCCGAACGGGCGAACTCCGGTGATGCTGCGGCGGTCGAATGCTTCAAACGCACGACCGATTGGCTGGCCATCGGCCTGGCGAACGCGGTCTGCGCGACAGGCCCGCAGCGCATCGTGCTGTTCGGGGGCATAGCGCGCAATGGCGAACTACTGCTGGCACCATTGCGGGAGCGTTTCCACGCGGTCTTGCTCAACATTTACCGCGGCCGGGTGGACCTTACAGTGAGCGCGCTGGAGGATGATGATGCGGCGTTGCTGGGGGCGGCGGCGCTAGGAACGATCTGA
- a CDS encoding sugar MFS transporter — MTSAGGQRSALWPLIVLTTLFFMWGFMTVMNDVLIPHLREVFPDMPWWQTLMVNFCFFGAYFVGSLLYYLKSLSGVDPIAHFGYKRAVIAGLLVSALGTALFVPATYVNAFGFYLFALFVLGLGFTLLQIAANPFVAIIGSPEGASSRLNMAQAFNSLGTTLAPIIGGTLIFSVFKGADAVRWPYAAFTGLLLLQAVWVHFTNLPEPPHVSSGRSNAWRHPQLRWGMVAIFCYVGAEVAVGSLLINFLKLPSVLGMPEDSAKHYLSLYWGGAMTGRFLGALALNRSLDSMRYVYMALLGAGMFVLLFVLNSGSRFGLQHAWPMAVLIAANFLAFVVAGPNPSRALGLFAVAAMGLLGVVIATEGAWAMWAIVAVGLFNSILWSNIFTLAIDGLGDDTSQGSSLLVMMIVGGALIPPLQGAIIDLMKTDADPGRGFPLSFVLPMLCYAFLAWYGFRGSKHHAQA, encoded by the coding sequence ATGACTTCCGCCGGTGGCCAGCGTTCCGCCCTTTGGCCGCTTATCGTGCTCACCACCCTCTTCTTCATGTGGGGCTTCATGACGGTGATGAACGATGTGCTCATACCACACCTGCGCGAGGTCTTCCCGGACATGCCCTGGTGGCAGACGCTCATGGTGAATTTCTGCTTCTTCGGGGCCTACTTCGTGGGGTCGCTGTTGTACTATTTGAAGTCATTGAGCGGGGTGGATCCCATTGCCCACTTCGGGTACAAGCGGGCGGTCATTGCTGGCTTGCTCGTTTCGGCCTTGGGAACTGCGCTGTTCGTTCCCGCCACCTACGTCAATGCCTTTGGCTTCTACCTCTTCGCCTTGTTCGTGCTTGGACTGGGCTTCACCCTCTTGCAGATCGCGGCCAATCCGTTCGTGGCCATCATTGGTAGTCCGGAAGGCGCTAGCAGCCGCCTGAACATGGCGCAAGCGTTCAATTCATTGGGCACCACATTGGCCCCGATCATCGGTGGCACGCTGATCTTCTCGGTCTTCAAAGGCGCCGATGCCGTGCGCTGGCCGTACGCAGCGTTCACCGGGCTGCTGCTGCTGCAAGCTGTGTGGGTGCACTTCACCAACCTGCCCGAACCACCGCACGTGAGCAGTGGCCGCAGCAACGCCTGGCGGCACCCTCAACTGCGCTGGGGCATGGTGGCCATCTTCTGCTACGTGGGTGCCGAAGTGGCGGTGGGCAGCTTGCTCATCAACTTCCTGAAGCTGCCCAGCGTGCTCGGCATGCCCGAGGACAGCGCCAAGCACTACCTCAGCCTGTACTGGGGCGGCGCTATGACCGGTCGCTTCCTTGGTGCACTGGCATTGAACAGGAGCCTGGACAGCATGCGTTACGTGTACATGGCCCTGCTCGGCGCTGGCATGTTCGTGCTGTTGTTCGTGTTGAACAGTGGTTCGCGTTTCGGTCTGCAGCATGCCTGGCCCATGGCGGTACTGATAGCAGCCAACTTCCTGGCGTTCGTTGTGGCCGGACCGAACCCTTCGCGTGCGTTGGGCCTGTTCGCTGTGGCGGCCATGGGCCTGCTGGGTGTCGTCATTGCCACCGAAGGCGCTTGGGCGATGTGGGCCATCGTGGCCGTGGGCTTGTTCAACTCCATTCTGTGGAGCAACATCTTCACGCTTGCCATTGACGGTTTGGGCGATGATACCTCGCAGGGTTCTAGCCTGTTGGTGATGATGATCGTTGGTGGTGCATTGATCCCGCCGCTGCAAGGCGCCATCATCGACCTGATGAAAACCGACGCGGACCCTGGCCGTGGATTCCCGCTGAGCTTCGTGCTTCCAATGCTTTGTTATGCCTTCCTCGCTTGGTACGGCTTCCGCGGATCGAAACACCACGCGCAGGCATGA
- a CDS encoding T9SS type A sorting domain-containing protein: protein MCTLRRSIYAWYGGSGADTEIGSLEQSALIPTGTTVELIMMFKIAGVGDGTAGNYVKAYIDGTEVGMVTAVDSTTYVDYTEWAIDITSFANGAAHAVKIEGKENGTSAFNGLVDDVAIRVDGNVIIGLFENESLPGMSVYPNPANELMTLSFNGLKGETVVTMTDLNGKLVSTQVLSEVYQRTFNFATADLVDGVYVVNVTNNGNTYAQRVMVAH from the coding sequence TTGTGCACCCTTCGCAGGAGCATTTATGCTTGGTACGGTGGCTCTGGAGCTGACACGGAGATCGGCTCTTTGGAGCAGTCAGCTCTGATCCCTACCGGCACCACGGTGGAGTTGATCATGATGTTCAAGATCGCCGGTGTGGGTGACGGAACTGCAGGCAACTACGTGAAAGCTTACATCGACGGAACGGAAGTGGGCATGGTTACCGCTGTGGACAGTACCACCTATGTTGATTACACAGAGTGGGCCATCGACATCACCAGCTTTGCCAATGGCGCCGCACACGCTGTGAAGATCGAAGGGAAGGAGAACGGAACAAGTGCGTTCAATGGTCTTGTGGACGATGTAGCCATCCGCGTGGATGGAAACGTGATCATTGGTCTCTTCGAGAACGAGTCGCTTCCCGGCATGAGCGTTTACCCCAATCCCGCCAATGAACTCATGACCTTGTCGTTCAACGGCTTGAAGGGTGAAACCGTCGTCACGATGACCGACCTGAACGGCAAACTCGTGAGCACGCAAGTGCTCAGCGAAGTGTACCAGCGCACGTTCAACTTCGCTACCGCGGATCTCGTGGACGGTGTTTACGTGGTGAACGTGACCAACAATGGCAACACTTACGCCCAGCGCGTGATGGTGGCCCACTAA
- a CDS encoding N(4)-(beta-N-acetylglucosaminyl)-L-asparaginase — MDHTNDRRDFLKLSLAGTAALLAGCSGAEEGVPEPAPALQGNKGPIVLSTWDHGMAANAKAFGVLRGGGSVLDAVEQGVMVTESDFTNRSVGLGGMPDRTGIVTLDACIQDHDGRAGSVAFVSRFEHPISMARAVMEKTPHVMLVGEGAELWALENGFQRYDLPMPEDIGKAWAEWKTKNGSVDSTRVNVENRTAPSGDKDNHDTIGMIAMDANGRLAGSCTTSGLAFKIRGRVGDSPIIGAGLFVDGEAGAACATGTGELMIRTAGSHTVVELMRQGVAPEEACKQAVERIMRKHPGMTGQQVGFLALRADGAYGAYSLYNGFNYALHTEKGNDLVDAAFAKKWE, encoded by the coding sequence ATGGACCACACCAACGACCGAAGGGATTTCCTGAAGCTCAGTCTCGCCGGAACCGCGGCCTTGCTCGCCGGGTGTTCGGGTGCTGAGGAAGGAGTGCCGGAACCTGCTCCCGCACTGCAAGGCAACAAGGGTCCCATCGTCCTTAGCACGTGGGACCATGGAATGGCCGCCAACGCCAAGGCCTTTGGTGTGCTGCGTGGCGGAGGGAGCGTGCTGGATGCCGTGGAGCAGGGTGTGATGGTGACCGAGAGCGATTTCACCAATAGGAGCGTGGGCTTGGGTGGCATGCCTGATCGCACCGGCATAGTCACCCTTGATGCCTGCATCCAAGACCACGACGGGCGCGCTGGATCAGTCGCGTTCGTCAGCCGCTTCGAACATCCGATCAGTATGGCGCGCGCCGTGATGGAGAAGACGCCGCATGTGATGCTGGTAGGAGAGGGGGCCGAGCTCTGGGCACTGGAGAACGGCTTCCAACGCTATGACTTGCCCATGCCCGAAGATATCGGGAAAGCCTGGGCGGAATGGAAGACGAAGAATGGATCGGTTGATAGCACTCGGGTGAACGTCGAGAACCGGACCGCACCTTCCGGCGACAAGGACAACCACGACACCATCGGTATGATCGCGATGGACGCCAACGGACGCTTGGCCGGCTCTTGCACCACCAGTGGATTGGCCTTCAAGATCCGTGGACGCGTAGGCGATTCGCCCATTATTGGCGCGGGCCTTTTCGTGGACGGCGAAGCCGGAGCGGCTTGCGCTACAGGCACTGGCGAGCTTATGATCCGCACGGCAGGCAGCCACACCGTGGTCGAACTGATGCGGCAAGGTGTGGCTCCGGAGGAAGCTTGCAAACAGGCCGTCGAACGCATCATGCGAAAGCACCCGGGCATGACCGGTCAGCAGGTCGGGTTCCTCGCCCTGCGCGCCGATGGCGCATACGGAGCCTACAGCCTGTACAATGGATTCAACTACGCGCTGCACACAGAAAAAGGCAACGATCTGGTCGACGCTGCCTTCGCGAAGAAGTGGGAGTGA